From the genome of Eublepharis macularius isolate TG4126 chromosome 12, MPM_Emac_v1.0, whole genome shotgun sequence, one region includes:
- the FZD2 gene encoding frizzled-2: MRRAAASWALPLLLALGGWGRAQFHGEKGISIPDHGFCQPISIPLCTDIAYNQTIMPNLLGHTSQEDAGLEVHQFYPLVKVQCSPELKFFLCSMYAPVCTVLEQAIPPCRSICERARQGCEALMNKFGFQWPERLRCENFPRHGAEQICVGQNHSEEGGSPALLTSAPPAAGHGTAGPPRYATPEHPFHCPRVLKVPSYLNYQFLGEKDCAAPCEPARPEGHMFFNPEELRFARLWILVWSVLCCASTFFTVTTYLVDMQRFRYPERPIIFLSGCYTMVSVAYIAGFVLEERVVCNDRFQEDGFRTVVQGTKKEGCTILFMMLYFFSMASSIWWVILSLTWFLAAGMKWGHEAIEANSQYFHLAAWAVPAVKTITILAMGQIDGDLLSGVCFVGLNSLDPLRGFVLAPLFVYLFIGTSFLLAGFVSLFRIRTIMKHGGTKTEKLERLMVRIGVFSVLYTVPATIVIACYFYEQAFRQHWERSWVSQHCKSLAIPCPLQYAPRMSPDFTVYMIKYLMTLIVGITSGFWIWSGKTLHSWRKFYTRLTNSKHGETTV; the protein is encoded by the coding sequence ATGCGCCGCGCCGCCGCGTCCTGGGCCCTGCCGCTGCTGCTCGcgctggggggctggggccggGCCCAGTTCCACGGGGAGAAGGGCATCTCCATCCCGGACCATGGCTTCTGCCAGCCCATCTCCATCCCGCTGTGCACGGACATCGCCTACAACCAGACCATCATGCCCAACCTACTGGGGCACACCAGCCAGGAGGACGCCGGCCTGGAGGTGCACCAGTTCTACCCGCTGGTGAAGGTGCAGTGCTCGCCGGAGCTCAAGTTCTTCCTGTGCTCCATGTACGCGCCGGTGTGCACCGTGCTGGAGCAGGCCATCCCGCCGTGCCGCTCCATCTGCGAGCGGGCGCGCCAGGGCTGCGAGGCCCTCATGAACAAGTTCGGCTTCCAATGGCCCGAGCGCCTGCGCTGCGAGAACTTTCCCCGCCACGGGGCCGAGCAGATCTGCGTGGGGCAGAACCACTCGGAGGAGGGCGGCTCGCCGGCGCTGCTCACCAGCGCGCCCCCCGCGGCCGGCCACGGCACGGCCGGCCCGCCGCGCTACGCCACGCCGGAGCACCCCTTCCACTGCCCGCGCGTGCTGAAGGTGCCCAGCTACCTCAACTACCAGTTCCTGGGCGAGAAGGACTGCGCGGCGCCCTGCGAGCCGGCGCGCCCGGAGGGCCACATGTTCTTCAACCCGGAGGAGCTGCGCTTCGCGCGCCTCTGGATCCTGGTGTGGTCGGTGCTGTGCTGCGCCTCCACCTTCTTCACCGTCACCACCTACCTGGTGGACATGCAGCGCTTCCGCTACCCTGAGCGGCCCATCATCTTCCTCTCGGGCTGCTACACCATGGTGTCGGTGGCATACATCGCCGGCTTCGTGCTGGAGGAGCGCGTGGTGTGCAACGATCGCTTCCAGGAGGACGGCTTCCGGACGGTGGTGCAGGGCACCAAGAAGGAGGGCTGCACCATCCTCTTCATGATGCTCTACTTCTTCAGCATGGCCAGCTCCATCTGGTGGGTCATCCTCTCGCTCACCTGGTTCCTGGCGGCCGGTATGAAGTGGGGCCACGAGGCCATCGAGGCCAACTCGCAGTACTTCCACCTGGCCGCCTGGGCCGTGCCGGCCGTCAAGACCATCACCATCCTGGCCATGGGGCAGATCGACGGCGACCTGCTGAGCGGCGTCTGCTTCGTGGGCCTCAACAGCCTGGACCCGCTGCGGGGCTTCGTGCTGGCGCCGCTCTTCGTCTACCTCTTCATCGGCACCTCCTTCCTGCTGGCCGGCTTCGTCTCGCTCTTCCGCATCCGCACCATCATGAAGCACGGCGGCACCAAGACCGAGAAGCTGGAGCGCCTGATGGTGCGCATCGGCGTCTTCAGCGTGCTCTACACCGTGCCGGCCACCATCGTCATCGCCTGCTACTTCTACGAGCAGGCCTTCCGGCAGCACTGGGAGCGCAGCTGGGTCAGCCAGCACTGCAAGAGCCTGGCCATCCCCTGCCCGCTGCAGTACGCGCCGCGCATGAGCCCGGACTTCACCGTCTACATGATCAAGTACCTCATGACCCTCATCGTCGGCATCACCTCCGGCTTCTGGATCTGGTCCGGCAAGACCCTCCACTCCTGGAGGAAGTTCTACACCCGCCTCACCAACAGCAAGCACGGCGAGACCACCGTCTGA